The window AAGTAAATTCTTCTATCCTGCATATAAAGCATGACCATAATACATATTGCTTGTTCTGTACTCTTTGTTAGGTGCATAATAAACCTCCTATTATAACTTTAATTACATTGTAATTTATATATTTATATTTGTCAATTTGCTAGTTTAATAATTTTTTAACCTTTTGCCCCAGTATTGATAGTAAGTACACTCTATCGAACCATTAAATAATTTTCTTCTCTTGCTTGCTTTTTTACCATAAAGATGTTCAAACATTTTATGGGAAGTTAATATGTATAGCGACCAATATTCTTTATCTTTTAGGGCTTGACCTAAAAATTTATACATTTTTTCAACTTCTTGTTTTTCTCCAAGTCTTTCGCCATAAGGTGGGTTGGCTATGACACACCCAGCTTCTTTTTTTGCAACAAAATCATAAACACTCATCTGTTTAAATTCTATTACTCCTGCCAAGCCTATTTCTTCTACATTATTTTGGGCAGTAGCAATAATCTTGGGATTAATATCAGAGCCGTATAATTCTAATTCTTTTTCGTAATCTATCATTTCTTCTGCACGATTTCTCTCTTCTGAAACAAGATTTTTTGGTATCCAATGCCATTTTTCAAAATCAAATTTTCTGTTAAGACCTGGTGCCATATTTTGTGCCATCATGGCTGCTTCTATTAATAGAGTTCCTGACCCGCAGAATAAATCATAAAATGGAACTTCACCATTCCAATTAGTTAGTTTTACCATGGCCGCCGCTAAAGTTTCTTTTAATGGGGCTACACCCTGCTTTTCTCTGTAGCCTCTTTTGTGCAAACCCTCGCCTGATGTATCTAGTAAAATAGTTGCTTCATCATTTAGCATAATTATTTCTAGTCTATATCTGGCTCCAGTTTCTTTCAACCAACCACTAAGACCATAACTTTTTTTCATTTTTTCTACTATTGCTTTTTTTACGATTGATTGGCAGTCAGACACACTGAATAATTTTGATTTATGACTACGACCATCTACTGGAAAATTTGCATCTTCTGGTAAAAATTTATCCCATGCTATCGCCTTTGTTTTTTCAAATAATTCTTCAAATGTATAGGCTGGAAATTTAGCAACTACTACCTTCACCCTGTCTGCACAACGCAGCCAAATATTAGAACGCACTATTGCCCTCTTATCACCAGAATAATATACTCTACCATTTTCTACTTTTGTTTCATAACCTAAATCTTGAACTTCTTTTGCTACTATCGCTTCTATACCCATGGGGCTTGTAGCTACCAAATTATATTGCATAAATTTCTCCTAATTTTTATTTAACAAAATTATTTTTATAATAAAAAGACCCTAGGGGTCTTTTAAGCTAGTTATTTTACTTTATCATAAGCCATATTCTGTAACTACTCTTACTATAACGAGTAACTAATGCTCTTGTAAGTAATAGCTGTGGTCATCTGTCTAGATATTAAATCTCCTATTTCTGTATTCATTTCTACGAAATAAGTGCTTCTACCAAAATTTGAATTGCTCGCTCAAGGGGTTTACCGCGTTCCACTTTTTATATTTCTATAAAAACTACGTCACTGTGGCACCTTCAAGATTTATTAATCCATATACCAGGTACTTAGGATTAATTGTCTGCCGTTACACTGGGTGTACCCAAACTTATTTTTTTGTTTAGCATGAACACTACAAGCATCTCAGCTTGTGCGAGTATGGACTTTCCTCACCGTTAGGCGCGACCACATCAAAAGTAAATACTAGCTTATTATATCATATAAGGCACTATTTTAAAACTGTTATTTTTCCAGCAGCTATTTCTTCTAGTGCTTTCCCTACTTCTTTGTGAGATACATATTCTTCTAATTTTGCAGTTTCTGGTTGAGCAAATAATTCTCTTGCTCTTTTACTTGCTAAAGAAACCAACATATATTTTGAATCAATTTGTTTTTTCAACACATCTAATTTTGGATATAACATTATTTTTCTCCTTTTAAATTTCTTCTTCCTCTAATTCTAATAAGGCACGACGATATTTCATTTCTACTCTTTCACGTTTTAAGTGTTCACTTTGTATTATAGCTTTAATTCTTTCAACTGCTAAATCTACTTCATTATTTTCTACAACATAATCATATAAGTACATCATTTGAATTTCTTTTCGTGCTTTAGCTATACGTTCTTTGATTACTTCATCACTTTCTGTTCCCCTCCCCTTTAGCCTACACTCCAAATCCAATATACTTGGTGGTGCTAAAAAGATAAATAGTGCTTCTGGTATTTTGTTTTTTACCTGCTCTGCACCCTGAACTTCTATTTCCAGAAAAATATCCTTTCCCCTATCCATTGTATCACGAACATAACGAACAGGAGTGCCATAATAATTATCTACATATTTAGCATACTCTAATAATTCCCCTTGTTCAATTAATTCTTCAAACTCTTCTCTTGTTTTGAAAAAATAATCTACTCCTTCAATCTCCCCAGATCTTTTGTTTCGAGAAGTCATAGAAATAGAATATTCAAAATCTACACCATTTTTAAATATTGCTTTTCTTACTGTACCTTTTCCTACACCAGATGGCCCAGATAGAACAATTAATAACCCTTTCTCACTCATTTTACACCTTTGTTATCAAATTTTTATTTAACTATTTGACTACTATCATAACATAAATTTAAGTAAATTTAAACCTATTAATATTATATTTTTTTAATATATGTTATAGTATTTTATAGAAAAATTTTAAGGAGTGATTTTATGGCATTTGATGGTTTTTTTATCAAAAAAATAGTTGATGAATTAAATGAAAAATTAAAAACTGGAAGAATTAATAAAATAAATAATATTTCTAATACAGAATTAATTTTTTCTATAAGAAAATTCAGCAATAAAAAACTCCTTATTTCTATACATCCACAAAATTCAAGAATACATCTAACAAATAATAACTATGAAAATCCAAAATCACCATCTAATTTTTGTACAGTATTAAGAAAATATATCAACAATTCATTTATTGTATCTTTTGAACAAAAAAATAATGACAGAATTATATTTATTAAACTCAAAAATTCTGACGAATTAGGATATGAAAAAAATTATTATTTGATCCTTGAACTAATGGGTAAACACTCTAATATTATTCTAACTGATGAAGACTATACTATTATTGAAGCCATTAAAAATTCTTATAGTATTGAATACAGCAGGGCAACAATGGCTGGAATAAAATATAAATTTCCTCCAACAGCAAAAAAAATAAATCCTTTTAATTTTGAAGAATATCCAACAAGCGAAAAAGAATTTAATAATAAATTTTTACTAAATAATTTTTACGGAGTTTCAAAATTACTTAGTAAACAATTTTCTTCCTTGGCTGAATTTAAAGACTTCTGTGCTAAATTTAATAATTATAATCAACCTCTTGCCTTTAAAGATAGTGGAAAATTAGATTTTTACTACTACAATTTTAATAATTTTAGCGAGGAAAATAAATTTACTAGCTACTCTGAACTCTTAGACTTTGTTTACTTAGAAAATAATTTAATATCTAATAAAGATAATAACAAAAAAATATATTTATTTGTAAGAAATAAAATAACAAAATTAAAAAATAAAATAAATATTTTAGAAGATGAACTAGAAAAAGCAAAAAAAGATAATCTAAATGAATTAAAGGGGCAATTATTATTAGCAAATAATTATCTTTATAAAAAATTCACACCAAAAGAAGTAGTCCTGCAAAATTTTTATGATGAAAATTTAGAAAATATTAAAATCATCCTAGATGAAAATTTATCCATAGAAAAAAATGCAGAAAACTATTTTAATAAAAATAAAAAAAATAAGAGAAGTATAGAAAACATTGAAAAGCAAATACTAGTAACAAAAGAAGAAATAAATTATTTTGAAAACTTAGAAATACAAATAGAAAATGCTGAAATATCAGATTTAGAAGAAATAAACGAAGAATTAGTTAAACATAAATACATAAAAAATAAGATTAACAAAAAACAAAAAAATATTAAATATACTGTAATTAATTACGAAAACACTCCTATATATATAGGAAAAAATAATATTCAAAATGATAATATAACTAATAAATTGGCAAAAAGAAATTATCTGTGGTTTCATGCCAAAGACATACCTGGAAGCCATGTTGTTATTTTTTCAAATAATCCTAAGGAAGAACTAATAAATCTAGCTGCCATGTTAGCAGCCTATTATTCAAAATTTAAAAATGAAGATTTTGTTAATGTTGACTACACCCTAATTAAATATGTAAAAAAAATATCCGGTGCAAAAGCTGGGATGGTTACTTATACAAATCAAAAAACTTTAAAAATAAAAATAGATAAATTACTCATTAGTAAAATAATAAATATGTAAAAATTAAAACATTTTTTTTTTTACAATTTTCATTTTTTAAAAATTTAAGTAATTAAAATAAAATTATAGATAAATAATATAAATTTTTCTCTTAACCCTGTTATATTAACGTTTTCAAAGTATGTTTTTTAAAAAAATTGATTTTTATACTTGTATTTTAAAAAAATTATGCTATAATGTTATATGAAGTAATTAATTACTTCAATTGTTCTTTTATTATAAGTATCCCTAGCTTATAATAAAGACTTTTCATATTTACTCCCTTATTTCTACCTTACACATTTTGTAAGGTAGGTTTTTTTATTAATTAAACAAAATAATAAATAAAAATCGGTAATAAACTTATTACCGATTCTTTATCTTCTTGAAATTTAAAAATTAATTTTTTAATAGTTAAAATGATTTTGAGCAATTATTCTTCTTTTATTTTTATCAATTTCATATTTTAGGGCAGCACCTTCGCCCCATTTAAGCATAAAGTTTTTATAATTTATATCAAGTTCTAATTTTTGCCCGTCTTCAAGTATCAAAGTTAATCTTTTTGTTTTTTTATCTGCCTTAGCAGTGTGAGGATTAATAGAAATATAATTCATATTAAGCCAAAAACTCCCATCAGTATCATTATTTGTCGTTCCAAAAGGAAGCCAGATACTTCCGTAATCGTCATTGATAAAAACTGGAATTTTTTTATCACACAATATTATTTTTTTAGTTTTTTTGCTACAAGATATATAGTCATCATTATTATAAATTTCACATATTGTATTTATAATTTTTGATGGTTTTATATCAACCAATATTTCATTATTATCCAAACAATATAATTTAGAAATTAATGCTCCCATTTCATCATAAAAACAATCTATTGCCATTATTTCATATTTTTTTATTAGCACTACTATGTCTTTAGACTTAAAATATTCCATAGTTCCTCACCTCAAGTTTATTATAGCAAATAGTGTTTTTTTATTCTAGTATTTATAAAATATTCTTGGAGAAATAATAAAAAATATAATAGGCTTTCGCCTACTATATTTTTAGCCACCATTGTTTGAGTTGTTAGTTGTATTTCTACTGTTAATTGTTGCGGTATCATTATTTCTATTATTAGAATTATTAGTGCTATTATTATTTTTTTCTGCTTCAGCTGCTTTTTTATTTTCTTCTTCTTTTTTAGCTTCTTCTTCTTTTCTTGCTTGGGCTTCTAATTGTGATTTTTCTTCATTTGTTAAAACTTTCAAACCACCATTATATGTTCCTACATTGTTAGGTGCAGTAAATGCTTTTGGTGGATAAAGTCTTGCTATGCTTTGCATATTAGTTTTATAAAGCATTTGCGTTTTTACATTGTCCTGACTTGTCATGAATTTTTTATTATCATCAATAGTATCAAAACCTTGCCAAACTGCCATTGTATATTTACTTGTATAGCCAATAACCCAAGAATCTTTTGAATAATTGTCTACATCAAAACCAAATTTTTCTGCTTCTGAAACTGAAAAAGTAGTTGTTCCAGTTTTAACCCCCATGTCAACACCGCCAACTGCTGAATACTGCGCTGTACCGCTGATAACATTTCTTAGCATAGAGGTCATAATATAGGCTGTTGTATCTTTTATAACTTGTTTTCTATCATTAGAATTAAAACTTGCAATTTCAAATCCTTCATTATCAAAAACTTTTCTGACAGTTTTCGGAGTTGCATAGTAACCTCCATTAGAAAATGGTACATAGGCCCCAGCCATTTGTAGGGGGCTATAGCCGTCAGCACTTCCTCCGATAGGAGTGGTGATTGAATCGTCTGTAACTTCAAGTCCTACACTGTTAGCATATTTTCTAATATTATTAAATCCAACTGCTTGATAAGTTTTTATTGCAGGTATATTAAAGGACATCATCAGAGCATAATTCATCGTTACATTGCCGTGATATTTTCTATCCCAGTTTTGTATTTCTGAACCAGGAATTTTTTTGTCTTCAATCATTTGATTAGTTGCCCAGCCTAAATATTCTACTGCCGGCCCATAGGCTAAAATTGGTTTTATAGATGAACCAGGTTGTAATTTAGCTTGTGTTGCATAATTAAAGCCACCGAATTTGAAGTTTCGTCCCCCGTACAAGGCAGACACTCCACTATTTTCATTATTAAGAACAACCATGGCTATATCACTAGAATTTTTTATTCCAACTGAATTATTAGCCATAGAATTATAAACTGATTTTTGAATATTAGTATCTAAGTTTGTATAAACTTTTAAACCTAGATTTAATACATCTCCGTCATAATTTCTATATTCCTTACTATTTCTTAACTCCATAGCAACCTGACTCATATAAGCTGTTAAACTTTCATCAAATTCACTAGAAAGAATAAATCTGTTGCTACTGTCTCTTCTTACTAAACCGTCTGTAATATCAACTTGCTCAGCGGCATTGGCTTCTTCTTCAGAAATTTTACCGTGATATTTCATCAGATAAAGTACAGTATCCCTTCTTTTTTTTGCATTTTCTGGATGGTCATAAGGATTATATCCGTTTGGTTGCTGCGGTATCCCAGCAAGTAATGCCGTCTGGGGTAAACTCAAGGCACTAAGTTCTTTTCCGTAATAATAATTTGCCGCTGTTTTTA of the Gemella sp. zg-570 genome contains:
- a CDS encoding class I SAM-dependent RNA methyltransferase, giving the protein MQYNLVATSPMGIEAIVAKEVQDLGYETKVENGRVYYSGDKRAIVRSNIWLRCADRVKVVVAKFPAYTFEELFEKTKAIAWDKFLPEDANFPVDGRSHKSKLFSVSDCQSIVKKAIVEKMKKSYGLSGWLKETGARYRLEIIMLNDEATILLDTSGEGLHKRGYREKQGVAPLKETLAAAMVKLTNWNGEVPFYDLFCGSGTLLIEAAMMAQNMAPGLNRKFDFEKWHWIPKNLVSEERNRAEEMIDYEKELELYGSDINPKIIATAQNNVEEIGLAGVIEFKQMSVYDFVAKKEAGCVIANPPYGERLGEKQEVEKMYKFLGQALKDKEYWSLYILTSHKMFEHLYGKKASKRRKLFNGSIECTYYQYWGKRLKNY
- the rpoZ gene encoding DNA-directed RNA polymerase subunit omega translates to MLYPKLDVLKKQIDSKYMLVSLASKRARELFAQPETAKLEEYVSHKEVGKALEEIAAGKITVLK
- the gmk gene encoding guanylate kinase encodes the protein MSEKGLLIVLSGPSGVGKGTVRKAIFKNGVDFEYSISMTSRNKRSGEIEGVDYFFKTREEFEELIEQGELLEYAKYVDNYYGTPVRYVRDTMDRGKDIFLEIEVQGAEQVKNKIPEALFIFLAPPSILDLECRLKGRGTESDEVIKERIAKARKEIQMMYLYDYVVENNEVDLAVERIKAIIQSEHLKRERVEMKYRRALLELEEEEI
- a CDS encoding NFACT family protein; amino-acid sequence: MAFDGFFIKKIVDELNEKLKTGRINKINNISNTELIFSIRKFSNKKLLISIHPQNSRIHLTNNNYENPKSPSNFCTVLRKYINNSFIVSFEQKNNDRIIFIKLKNSDELGYEKNYYLILELMGKHSNIILTDEDYTIIEAIKNSYSIEYSRATMAGIKYKFPPTAKKINPFNFEEYPTSEKEFNNKFLLNNFYGVSKLLSKQFSSLAEFKDFCAKFNNYNQPLAFKDSGKLDFYYYNFNNFSEENKFTSYSELLDFVYLENNLISNKDNNKKIYLFVRNKITKLKNKINILEDELEKAKKDNLNELKGQLLLANNYLYKKFTPKEVVLQNFYDENLENIKIILDENLSIEKNAENYFNKNKKNKRSIENIEKQILVTKEEINYFENLEIQIENAEISDLEEINEELVKHKYIKNKINKKQKNIKYTVINYENTPIYIGKNNIQNDNITNKLAKRNYLWFHAKDIPGSHVVIFSNNPKEELINLAAMLAAYYSKFKNEDFVNVDYTLIKYVKKISGAKAGMVTYTNQKTLKIKIDKLLISKIINM
- a CDS encoding competence protein ComK; translation: MEYFKSKDIVVLIKKYEIMAIDCFYDEMGALISKLYCLDNNEILVDIKPSKIINTICEIYNNDDYISCSKKTKKIILCDKKIPVFINDDYGSIWLPFGTTNNDTDGSFWLNMNYISINPHTAKADKKTKRLTLILEDGQKLELDINYKNFMLKWGEGAALKYEIDKNKRRIIAQNHFNY
- a CDS encoding transglycosylase domain-containing protein; its protein translation is MNKKNEQLSRRARYKSVAPGGFVSRNYVNDNENKNNNSDTIRRTAPKRSRYNEIEEDKNTQRVYKRNSQNRPVNNNLTKKEDKRNIAKKRISKPNKPRKNKKWLAALIKYCLYLASIGTIALFLICVYWIYQAPEFNSSLLDNNNRTIVYDINDKEVAKLGNKIGDNAEMSEVPQQMQDAILATEDNRFFEHGAVDYRRLVGAIFSNITSGFGSQGASTISQQLIKRIFLDDNKHIKRKVQEAYLAYKLEQNYDKETIFNMYINRIYYSDGVYGLKTAANYYYGKELSALSLPQTALLAGIPQQPNGYNPYDHPENAKKRRDTVLYLMKYHGKISEEEANAAEQVDITDGLVRRDSSNRFILSSEFDESLTAYMSQVAMELRNSKEYRNYDGDVLNLGLKVYTNLDTNIQKSVYNSMANNSVGIKNSSDIAMVVLNNENSGVSALYGGRNFKFGGFNYATQAKLQPGSSIKPILAYGPAVEYLGWATNQMIEDKKIPGSEIQNWDRKYHGNVTMNYALMMSFNIPAIKTYQAVGFNNIRKYANSVGLEVTDDSITTPIGGSADGYSPLQMAGAYVPFSNGGYYATPKTVRKVFDNEGFEIASFNSNDRKQVIKDTTAYIMTSMLRNVISGTAQYSAVGGVDMGVKTGTTTFSVSEAEKFGFDVDNYSKDSWVIGYTSKYTMAVWQGFDTIDDNKKFMTSQDNVKTQMLYKTNMQSIARLYPPKAFTAPNNVGTYNGGLKVLTNEEKSQLEAQARKEEEAKKEEENKKAAEAEKNNNSTNNSNNRNNDTATINSRNTTNNSNNGG